One Sesamum indicum cultivar Zhongzhi No. 13 linkage group LG14, S_indicum_v1.0, whole genome shotgun sequence genomic window, AAATTTGCTCGAGCATTTATCCAAATTGTCAACATATCAATTCATGATGTTGTAACTACTTTGCTGccaataatttagatttagaTTCTGGATTTATTTCATGCTGAAGTTCATTTTACTTTTGTTAGTGTACTCAGGTAGTGTACCTACagatttttctcattttcatctGCATAATTCACTGTATAAAGTCTTGAGAGTTTTTTCCAGAGCAGATAGACAATGTATCTTTCCTGTCTTGGTAATAAGTAGGGTGAACactcttttttattatgaaaataatgtaaatggggttgcatgattttttttttttttttgtttttatataaagcAGATTGTAGTACACGATTTGatgtcattataataatatgtaaaactttcttttttggcatttggttttatatttcattttgtggAGAATTACGAcaacatttctttttatacgTGGTCTTGTagtttttgagttttttttctacttttgttTCCTGACATGTAATGTAATGACATTTTAATGAAAGACTAACAcaagaatttgatatttttctaattttacccGTTTCGATGAAATATTCTGTAATTTAGATTGTCAGGGACTTtaataagttatatttaacaaataaggaATTAGTATAGAgcgtttaaaaaaaataaagaaccaaccataaaataaataaagacatgagaaattaataaaaaaatatttgaactaCTGCATTACCATTCTCATTgaaccaaatatttattatagatgattatatttataccccaCTCacctatttatttatacaaattaatcatatttttttaatataattaaagagATTATTATTAACAGTCAAAAAGTAGAGATAATTGGTATAATATTGATGTTGTCcaaaagtacatatatatgttttttttaaaaacataattagtttatataaataatattgatttataataaaggtctgtataatctttttaaaataaaaaaatattatattaaatcatcCGGTGCAGATGAAATTATCCTATTTATTAAAGCGGAGGAATTTGGCGGCTTGTGAGATTGTGTAAAATACTCAGCAGAGATGCAGATACAGACGTTTCATGATTTATGACATCACTGGTTAACAACATGTGAGCAACAGACATTATCCAAAACAGTGTCCAAAATCTCATAGTACACAGTTGATATCATGGCCCATGGCCCATCTATATGCCGACCCAAATCTGCTGATGGAAAACTCACGGCCAGGCCAGCTATGAGCTATCATTCTGAATAAATATCTCAAGATCTGCATCCAGATGTCTTCCTTTCCCatgtaaatatagaaaataataaaagggtTCTTGGGTGTTTGGAAAAACTTTTGTCCATTGATGacacaagaaaaaggaacagCTTTCATCCAATTAATTGTCCTCTGTTTTGGGTACAAAAGTTGATCGTTAAAGGAAAATAACAGCTAATCTAGCTGTAAACACAGCCTTCCACCACCAAAATCGGCACAAACACTTTCCTTGTTTGCTAATAAAGCTTTAAAGTGAGTTGCTGTCTCTATTCCATCAATCCTCTGCCTATTTATTTCCACCCCATAATTAAGCCTCAGGTGGGTTTTTGGCTTAAGAGCTTTTCTTGGATCTGTCTTCTTTCTTTCACGCTAAACCCTTTACTGCAATCATCATATCTTCACCGTGGAGTGAGCCTGAGATCAGGAAGCGGCCGTTGCATAGGTACTTATCCGTTCCCGAAAGGAATTGTTTCTGGTTTTGATTGGTTTGCTTTAATTGCTTATGGGTGGGATCATGCTTTTGGAAGTGATATAATGGTGGGTTTCCTCTGTTTTCCTGAAAATTGCATGGAGGAATTAGATATGGGTTGGCAATGCAAGTTGAATTTGATGTTGATCAAAGAACGCATCTGGGTTTTGCTAATAGTCTAAGGGTTTATGTGGGTTATGTTTTTCAGGGCTAAAACTTGAAACTTGATTGACTAAAAAGACAAGGAGACAGATTTCACTAGTCTTTTGAGTGATCAATGGTGTCCCCTGGATTTTTTCTTATCTGTACGCTCCATTCTTTGGTGGCCTTAACATGTGGAGCCATGATGATGTTCTATAGGGATGAGGTGTTTGTGTTTAGCCATGGTAAGGACCATGCTAGCAAGCTTTTGGGCTCAACACCCCATGATCAGCTGTTAATTCGGACGTCCGATTCGTTCTCGGGCTTGCTTTTGTTTGCCATTGGGTTTTTCTTGTTCATGGTGGCATTTGTGAGGGACAGGGAGTTTCATAGCTTTTTTGCTAGAGGGTGTGTGCTTCTCCATGTTGCAATGGCCATTTGGAGAGTTTACTTTGAGAGGAAAGTTGAAGATCTTGGGTATGATTGGGTGAGGCTGGTTGTTGGGGACATTGTTTTAGGACTTTCttgggttttctttcttgtttattCGTGGAGGGAAAAGTATGATTAAGGTTGGTCGAAGCCACAATGATGTTTCGATTGAAAATACTTGTTTGCACTGTATGAAACTAGGAATTTCAAGGCCAAGAAAGTGTTGCTGATATTGATTATAACCTTTTCAAGCTAGATCTACAATAGTTTTTGTCAGACTCGATAAAGGATGGTGAGATTTGAGGAGAAATCTGGTTCATCACACTGGTCAGATACGGATTTCCCAGGAACTGGACGTGCTTCAGCAAGAAAGCTAGAAATTCTGTCGTTAGAGCTGCAATTAACTAGAAATGTGATTAGCTTGtcgataattttttcttcctcttatGCTCTACATTATTCCTTGTCCATTTCCTAATAGATAGCCTTTGCTGTAAATTTTCTTATGAGACAATGATTTGTGTTATCTATGTTTCATTCTTAATGTCTTAAATAGTTGCCGTACATGCTTATGCTTTCACTTGTCTGGCCACTTATAGAGTGTTGAAGCACATTCGTCCGAAATCTGATACAAAGAAAGATTTCTGAATATCTGTTCATGACACTGCAATTAGACTTGCTATATCTACTCATGCTTATACATTTTGGTTTTGtggttataatatttgagatggACATCCAATCTTATGTTCCATCAAGAAGTTATGGCACCTTGGTCGGAGCTTCTTCTGTTATACTGCATTCAGATTATGACTATTTGGTGGTCGGTTCTTCTGTCAAAGGCACTACCTTACTCCTGTAGATGATCTTATGCCTCATGTTTGAGTTCCTATGGCTTGATTTCCATCACATAAACACGGACTCAGTGCATGTCTTGATGTTGTAGAATGCCTAGAGTCAAACATACTCTTAACGCCTTCTCTCACGCCACTACAATTCTTCTCTCTCTGTTCCGTTCTTTTCTATGCTTCTTGTATGTGATTATCGAGTTATGTAACGTACTTTCCATTCTGAATGTAAAAACAGTGCATGGTTGGATAATTTCTCATGGCATGTAGATCGAATGCTTTCATGTCGTTTCTTGCTCATTTGATCACGTCCACTTAAATCAGGCTTACTGTTCAAGTATTTTTAAGAGTGCTACAGATAGCTAAAAACTGCAAATTTAACCATTTGGTTACTGATCAATGTTAGAGAAGAAATACAGAAAAGAACTATGATCTTTGTAAGTTTGAAGGTTCATAATTTACTGTACTGAGTCACTCTATGTCTTTCTGTGTTGCATAGTAGTCAGCCTTGAACTGTGCCTATTTCTACTTCATTTACATACAAATAGTCTGAGAATATTTTGCTAAGACAATGAAGTTACCTGTGCTGGAAAAGTAATGAAATTTCTGGGAGCTACCTTAGATCCCCAGGATGGAATAAAACGGAAAAGTTGATATGCACACGCAGCAACGACAAGAAGAACGAAGTTATGTGCCTGAAGGTATGTGTCTCTATCTGTTCATTCTACATGAAAAGAGGAACAGAATTTATCCTTTGGAGAATGCATGTTGTTCACTTGTTCATTATTCTGTTTCATATTAGAGAACCTTTACATCTCCATGAGACTTTGTGAcatttgctaatttttattcttgcaTTGATGGATACTCGTCTGCTATGATCTAATGGAAAAGTCGATGTTCCCCTTGCATAAAGTATATACTTtgcttttgtttcctttcttgaCGCTTCTTCCCTCCAATCTTTGTGCATGTCAATTTCCTTCGGCAAAATATTGGGTAAATTAAATTGACATCCACTATGTTTaggtctaattacacaaatatccATACATTTTCCAAAACCGCAAGTACACCCTTGATAAGATAGTTCTATATACTTCAAAGGGTGCTTGTATAAGTTCTTGCCCCTAAGGGGGTGTCGATGTAAACTACAATTACAATACCaaagaatataattagatagggggtgtttgtgtaattagacttaatttagataaattataataataagtttaGATAATAACAAAcccaaaaaagatttaaaatagatttttaaaaaaataaacaaagagtattaatgaattaatgtaTCAAAAATTAAGTAGAACAATAGGGATAATTTCTTTAGAGTTccaaaaagtataaaaagcATACTAGAATAATAAACttagaagaataaaatgaaatggataattacactaatggttaataattaaaagatgaatttttaaaatcaagagTATAAAAATAGCGACCAAtctcataatatataataaaataacaataaaaataattacacattacctttacattaatttatgagaatcatcaaattttgacataaatttataagtaataaaatagattgcatactATGTATCTTGGTATAAGTGTATACTCGcaaatagatataaaaaattataagttaattaattgttaggacttgttaatttagaaaaagtatAAGAGATTACAAATGGCATTgaaatctaaaatataatttatatgcatgcgtcatattatataattatttaaaaaaatattaaaacttaatgaattgttgattaaacttgttttgtataaagatgaaatatagaaataaaagtaccataatgtacatctaaaattaaaatatatgatattaattaataattatattatatggaattttacatataaaattgatatagtATTGAATAtagagttaaatatataaaaaaaattaaaaataaaattatatataaaaaaatagaaaaaactcGCAAACTTATAAACAAGATATTTTGAGCTTGAACTCGAGTTGGCGACTCGAGCTTCAAATCTGCCACCCCTAATCTTGAATGTCTATGAAATTCGGCCAAATGTTAGTTATGCTGGGGCTTAGATAAGGCTTGTCCTTGgattaaaaacataaacattTCCAATTTTAATCCATGATAGTAAATAcattattagtttatataaatcataatttttatcatgcATTTCTGTCACCCTTCTATCCTACACAATTTAGAAACCAAGGCCTTAatgttttagaaattaaatgcaattttcacTAAACCAAGTATTATCAGTTCATAACACACTCACATAAAATGATAAACTCAATTTCACACAAGTAAAAAGAGTTCCACTCCATGTTCCTCAAGCCTAATCTAAATCAACCCTGAAGATAAAACTGACCATGAGGAGGTCAACAATGTAATACCCCACTCAAACACAAGCAAAATCAACAAGAATATTCAATTAACGCACAAACACTGGAAATGCAACAACCCGTTTAAGTTCACATAAACTCATGACCTACATGAAAAACATACTGTCAGCAAGGAGGAAATCTCACATCCATAGTTCATATTAAGGGCGCATAAATTTCCTCAAACTGCAAGAATTCTGGAGTGTTACAAATTTAAGAACAAAGCATTTCCAGTATATGGAGATGTAAACAGTCTTGCAATTTTCAGCAGCAATGAGTTCAAAGTTTCATAAACAAGTGAAAAGCCTCAGGCCAAGGTAGGAACAGGGGCATCCTTGATAGACTCGCGCCAGGCGAATTCTCTTGCCCCGTCCTTATCAACAATTTTGATTACAAAGTTTGGAGGGGCTATGACCAGCCTAGTCCTTATTTCCATTATGCACTTGTCGACCAACTCAATGGCCTCATCAACTGTCATGTTCCGGCGGTAGTGCCTATCCATCATGGAGAGGGCAAAGTAGGATCCATAACCAAATGCTGCTTTATCAAGCTTGTGAAGGGATGCAATATAATCAATGTAGTAGAGAGAAGGGCCTGTCTCCTTATCATATCCGGCCAGAATGATATTCACCATGTACGGATTCTGAAATAACCAAAAACGCAGCAaaggttaaataaaatacaagcaatACACAAAATGATGACAACCGAGCATGATTCAATCTCATCCTTCTTCCACTTTTTGCGTAGTGTCTGAGCACCTATCTTCTAGCTCCTATTCTTCAAATACCATCACTTATCTTTACATGCAATAGAGAGAGACCGGACTATAGAATCTATCAGCCACTTAATGCTTCATACTTCATATCCAAGACACATTCTACTACTGAAAGTGTAAAACTATACAAGCAGCATCTCTGGAAGATATGGGTAAAAATGAATCAGTTCCTTGTGCATGAATATGCTCACCATGACACAAACTTAACAGCTTCCTCCTTCTATTTATATGTTCCAGAAGTGGCAATAATGCATCACAGATGGGTTTTACAGAATAATACACGAACAAGCTTATGCAAGCATTTAAAGTGAAGTTTTTCTATAAGCCTGAGAATTAGAAAAGCAGTCACCATGAACAATCAGCTAATATTCGTCAAGTACGTAAAGCCATCAGGAGaaacacaaatattaatatatgatgtatgccaaaattttcaatatatacagGTTAGTGTTCTAGAAGAAAATCAGGTTGCAAGTCATTTCATGGTTTATTCAAAGTCTTGCAAAACTTCTACGAACCAAACAACTATCTGTCTAAAGCTAAAAGACACATAGTTTCATCGTCTAAAATGATTTCtataacaattacaaaatcagAAATCACTTAGAAACGACAAAACAAAtggataaagaaaaagattgaaaGTAATATATCATCAACCATGTACATGATGtcaaaaagtatattttcaagttcaaaataaacaaaagaggACTGGCATCAATGTTAATTTATGCCTTCATGATCAAGAAATCTTGAAAAGGATTGTAATAGCAATTACTAAGTAATCAGTTAAAGAAGTCTAAACCCTTAACATTTCTACTAGACAGATCAAACAATCATAGAGAAACCTTAAAGAACTTTATTACCTTTCGCAAGGCTGTGGCAAGCTCGCCTCTGGTAAAGTTTGCAGCAGCGGCAGTCGTCAAAGGAATGCCATTACGAAATTGGTACAAGGCCACATTCTTCTGTATGTACTCCGTAAACTGAGCCCTAAGACATCATGCCGTGAAAGTTAATCACTAAAGTTCTGAACTTAAGTAATAGAGCTTCAGCCAATAGGAAGTCCAACTAGATAAATGGTTCAGAAAAGAATTCTTGTAAATAGAATGGAAACATCACCTTGTAAAACTATGATCTCAagtgatattatttatgatcAACACTCAAGAATATTATGGCCCCCAAAAAGTAAACACGCAATTAGAAGTTCAATTGATTTGGCGAAATGCCAAGATGGCAGAAAGAAAACTATCTTGGCTACAAACTCAGAACAAAAGCTAAACCCACAATTTTTTTccactaaaaaataaagacaagcTCACTGTTAAACACAAAACAGTCCTACATTACTGATGAAAGGCCTAAAGCAACTACCTTGGCCCCTTCAACCTTTGAGTCGCTACATCTTGTAAGTTTGAAAGGTGCTCCTTACACCAATAGTTCATTGTTAGTTAACTCTccccaaattttaataaatgcctttctataatttttaacttatcaTAAGCTAAGTCAAAGCTTAAAACATTTCATACAAACTCCTCTTTATGAATATACTTGAGAAAAGATTTTTCATCTTTATACAACATTGATAACTATTAGTAGTATTTAAATATTCTACCTTAGCCATAGCACCACATCATAAAATACGGGAAAAAGAAACCAGGCGTTCTTTCCAAGTCATCTCAAATTAGACACATTTCATCCAATTCCGAGTCCACTTTCCTTCACCAAAAGTCTTACCCTAAATCTTAAAATGGTAGCACACATCCCGCGCGCAGAGactcaaaaaaatcaatagagTGAGTACATTAAACTTCAACAAAAAGACTAGATCATAATAAACCAAACACGCTTAATGACAAAGGCATATaaaaaaccaataaaataaagaaacaaacacaTATTGGTAGCAATTGGGAAAAGGGTTTTAACCTGTCGCCGGTCTCTCCAGATGCCCCCATGAGCTTGTGAGAATCTAGCACCATGATCTTATCCTCGTTAGTCTTGTGCACGAGGATGCTGTGGACGGCCGATGTGTCCGCCACCACTATCGCGAAATCCTTGCCCACCAATCCAAACACTGACTCCATTTGTTCTCTCTACTGTATAATTACGACAAACAGACTCGATTCTCTTCTGATTTTTGAGCCAGAACAGTATTAGATTTTGCCTCCgctgatgttttttttttccccgtGTTAAGGGGTTCTGTGTCTCGGTTTTTATTCTTCTGGGAAACCGTCTTGTAGAACAAGAAGGCTAAAGCGTGTTTACCCAAATAATATCTCGCGTTTCACTCTATGGGTGGATCTGACCCGCCCCTGACCCATCTTTTCTCTACCCGCCCCGGTACAAAATCCATGAGGGCTTGCagaaatttcaatttacaaggaaaattgtatttttggttccATTAGATAAGGAGTGTTGTATATTCTATCTCTCGTTTAAGGAGGTCTATAATATTAGTCTCACAATCGAAAAAATTTGATAGATTTCTTCCCTGCTCTGATAgatgttgaaaataaatagactTCGTGCACGTGAGCAGCACATGCTCACTTAGTCCcgtaacatataaaaatttaattttttattattataatttatgatcagaatttattaatatattttaaaatcaataataattcaaatttaaaaaaaaattaaaacacttatagttttattagtttttaataaataatgaaatgcgcttgtatttttttaacctaattcttatttattattgaaaatgataCTCAAGTACAGATACGAATGCATTCTTACAATAGAAATAAGTACTccaaaagtattctttttgaCCATATTTTTgccaaaaaagaataagaggGATTACattgaaataaaaactaaaatttgggGACGGTAAAATCAATATaagaatttaacaaaataaagtgACTTTAGATACAAACTTAAGAGGTCAATTATACTATTTACCCGTACAAATATTCAGCTaagtttaagttttattttctgtcTAGCCCCTGTGCACGAAAGGATGAAACGTCGTGATGTCAGAGAGAAacgaaattaaatattaattgaatattttaaaataaataatatacatgtcaaaatatgaaaattagtttCCAACTGCAAATTCATGAACAGAAAATGATTGAGGGGCATTAAatgcttcttttttaaaatattaagatttaaactttctttttaaacTAAGGGGATTTTGTGCTTG contains:
- the LOC105177000 gene encoding proteasome subunit beta type-2-B, giving the protein MESVFGLVGKDFAIVVADTSAVHSILVHKTNEDKIMVLDSHKLMGASGETGDRAQFTEYIQKNVALYQFRNGIPLTTAAAANFTRGELATALRKNPYMVNIILAGYDKETGPSLYYIDYIASLHKLDKAAFGYGSYFALSMMDRHYRRNMTVDEAIELVDKCIMEIRTRLVIAPPNFVIKIVDKDGAREFAWRESIKDAPVPTLA
- the LOC105176999 gene encoding uncharacterized protein LOC105176999; this encodes MVSPGFFLICTLHSLVALTCGAMMMFYRDEVFVFSHGKDHASKLLGSTPHDQLLIRTSDSFSGLLLFAIGFFLFMVAFVRDREFHSFFARGCVLLHVAMAIWRVYFERKVEDLGYDWVRLVVGDIVLGLSWVFFLVYSWREKYD